Proteins encoded in a region of the Pelobates fuscus isolate aPelFus1 chromosome 11, aPelFus1.pri, whole genome shotgun sequence genome:
- the CPTP gene encoding ceramide-1-phosphate transfer protein, with protein MANTEEEFSLKEVLVHFKSCLLDDDKDVLLEHYLNGWKGLVRFMNSLGSIFSFVSKDAVSKIQIMENYLKGESGERYRSLQSMIEYELSGNLVDLTQRSGHPDSGCRTLLRLHRALRWLQLFLEKLRTSSEDSKTSTLCSEAYNDSLANYHPWIIRKTASVAFLALPVRNKFFEVMNVGTPEEVVDMLGEALPYVSKVYDFTEEQYSQHNLLNLP; from the exons ATGGCAAATACAGAAGAAGAATTTTCTCTCAAGGAAGTTCTGGTCCACTTCAAGTCCTGCTTGCTGGATGATGATAAAGATGTTCTTCTGGAGCATTACCTGAATGGTTGGAAAGGATTGGTTAG GTTTATGAACAGTCTCGGAAGTATTTTTTCATTTGTATCAAAGGATGCTGTGAGTAAAATTCAGATCATGGAAAACTACTTGAAGGGGGAAAGTGGAGAGAGGTATCGGTCTCTCCAGTCCATGATTGAGTATGAGTTAAGTGGTAACCTAGTGGATTTAACACAACGCTCTGGTCACCCCGACTCTGGCTGCCGCACATTACTGCGCCTGCATCGTGCTCTGCGTTGGTTACAACTGTTTTTGGAGAAGTTAAGAACAAGTAGTGAAGATAGCAAGACCTCCACCTTATGCTCAGAGGCTTACAATGACTCTTTGGCCAACTACCACCCCTGGATCATACGCAAAACCGCATCTGTTGCCTTTCTTGCTCTCCCAGTTCGTAACAAGTTCTTTGAGGTGATGAATGTTGGAACTCCAGAAGAAGTGGTAGACATGCTTGGGGAGGCCCTTCCCTATGTGTCCAAAGTATATGACTTTACGGAGGAGCAGTACTCGCAACACAACCTGCTGAACCTACCTTAA